In the genome of Pseudomonas sp. LBUM920, one region contains:
- a CDS encoding TetR/AcrR family transcriptional regulator: MPNPIPRRRDAAVTREAIVSSARKAFARSGYDDTGLGEIAAGAGVTVMLVNRYFVSKEQLFAEVIAEALANPRALTQGNLSAATLGRTLATALVSITEAGSTPLDGFLIMLHSASSKRATAIGREHVEKGHQATMAAALQGAHREERAALVMALVSGFQVMRQMLELSALAKADPQVLIDLLTPLFQQLVDG, translated from the coding sequence ATGCCCAACCCCATTCCTCGCCGGCGCGATGCCGCCGTCACCCGCGAAGCCATCGTGTCGTCTGCGCGCAAGGCGTTTGCCCGATCAGGCTACGATGACACCGGGCTGGGAGAAATCGCCGCAGGCGCGGGGGTGACCGTAATGCTGGTCAACCGCTATTTCGTCTCCAAGGAGCAGCTGTTTGCCGAAGTGATCGCCGAGGCGCTGGCCAACCCGCGCGCCCTGACGCAAGGCAACCTCAGCGCGGCAACCCTCGGCCGCACCCTCGCCACCGCGTTAGTCAGCATCACCGAAGCGGGCAGCACGCCGCTGGATGGCTTCCTGATTATGCTGCACTCGGCGTCGAGCAAGCGCGCGACGGCGATTGGCCGCGAGCACGTCGAAAAAGGCCACCAGGCGACCATGGCCGCCGCGCTCCAGGGCGCGCATCGCGAAGAGCGCGCAGCGCTGGTGATGGCGCTGGTGTCAGGCTTTCAAGTGATGCGCCAGATGCTCGAACTGTCGGCGCTGGCCAAGGCCGACCCGCAGGTGTTGATCGACTTGCTGACGCCGCTGTTTCAACAACTGGTGGACGGCTGA
- a CDS encoding alpha/beta fold hydrolase: MSRRLLAVACLMLSFSAVHAAERWETLPPTPAPVAGAKTGYAAVNGIKVYYTRTGHGSPVVLLHGGLSNSDYWGNQVKALAAKHTVISIDSRGHGRSSRDDKPYGYDLMADDVVAVLDSLKIPRADIVGWSDGAIIGIDLALRHPDRIGKVFAFAANTQTSGVKDAVEKNPTFAAFIERAGKEYAKLSPTPKEYDAFVEQISHMWASQPNWTDAQLASIKTPILVVDGDHDEAIKREHTEYIAATIPGAGLLILPNTSHFAFLQDPALFNAALLDFLDSK; this comes from the coding sequence ATGTCACGTCGCCTGCTGGCAGTTGCCTGCCTGATGCTGTCTTTCTCTGCGGTCCACGCTGCCGAACGCTGGGAAACCCTGCCGCCCACCCCAGCACCGGTGGCCGGTGCCAAAACCGGTTACGCCGCCGTCAATGGCATCAAGGTCTATTACACACGCACCGGCCACGGCTCGCCGGTGGTGTTGCTGCACGGTGGCTTGTCCAATTCGGATTACTGGGGCAACCAGGTCAAGGCCCTGGCGGCCAAGCACACGGTGATCAGTATCGACAGCCGTGGCCACGGGCGCAGTTCGCGGGATGACAAACCCTACGGCTACGACTTGATGGCGGATGATGTAGTGGCTGTGCTCGACAGCCTGAAAATCCCGCGTGCCGATATCGTCGGCTGGAGCGACGGCGCGATCATCGGCATTGACCTGGCGCTGCGCCACCCGGACCGCATCGGCAAAGTGTTCGCCTTCGCCGCCAACACCCAGACGTCCGGCGTCAAAGACGCGGTCGAGAAAAACCCGACCTTCGCCGCCTTCATCGAACGCGCTGGCAAGGAGTACGCCAAGCTGTCGCCGACGCCCAAAGAGTACGACGCGTTTGTCGAGCAGATCAGCCATATGTGGGCCAGCCAACCGAACTGGACCGACGCGCAACTGGCGAGCATCAAGACCCCGATTCTGGTGGTGGATGGCGACCATGACGAAGCGATCAAGCGCGAACACACCGAGTACATCGCCGCGACCATTCCGGGTGCCGGCCTGCTGATTCTGCCGAACACCAGCCACTTCGCCTTCCTGCAAGACCCGGCGTTGTTCAATGCCGCGCTGTTGGACTTCCTCGACAGCAAATAG
- a CDS encoding LysE family translocator, with protein MSLILSMAAFALATSITPGPVNVVALSAGARFGFAASQKHVFGAAVGFTLLLVLIGLGLHEVLVRWPILTQLIQWGGVAFLLYMAWKLAVDDGRLDADGIATAPSMLYGAIMQWLNPKAWLACVAGMGLFVADGDAGQVWLFAALYLVICYLSVACWAYAGTFLRRYLSNPQGVRLFNRSMAALLVASVGYLLMA; from the coding sequence ATGAGCTTGATCCTCTCCATGGCCGCCTTCGCCCTGGCCACCTCCATCACACCGGGCCCCGTCAACGTGGTCGCGCTCAGCGCCGGCGCGCGCTTCGGCTTTGCCGCCAGCCAGAAACACGTGTTTGGCGCCGCCGTCGGCTTCACCTTGCTGCTGGTGCTGATCGGCCTGGGCCTGCATGAAGTGTTGGTGCGCTGGCCGATCCTGACCCAGTTGATCCAGTGGGGCGGTGTCGCGTTTTTGCTGTACATGGCCTGGAAGCTGGCGGTGGACGATGGCCGGCTCGACGCTGATGGGATCGCCACTGCGCCGTCGATGCTTTACGGCGCGATCATGCAATGGCTCAACCCCAAAGCCTGGCTGGCCTGTGTGGCAGGGATGGGGTTGTTTGTGGCGGACGGCGATGCGGGCCAAGTGTGGCTGTTTGCGGCGCTCTACCTGGTGATCTGCTACCTGTCGGTGGCGTGCTGGGCATACGCCGGGACGTTCTTGCGACGCTACCTGAGCAACCCGCAAGGCGTACGCCTGTTCAACCGCTCAATGGCCGCGTTGCTGGTGGCCAGTGTGGGTTATTTGCTGATGGCTTGA
- a CDS encoding AraC family transcriptional regulator translates to MSLNTADPAQAPRFWRDARMPFIEARTIADGRKVTYTRHAHEHFSIGAITTGRSYYHYGAQTFEISAGTVVLMNPGDVHACNPIYDQPWSYHMIYLDTPWLTDLQYQLGFSTDQGYRPFNTPYTRDPVLFNGLIELYAMLLDEHAELLQKQSALVSFFTEVQQRLNPSLTPVREVNHKLERAAEYIRAHCTEALKLEEICLAAELSPSYLIRAFKQYYGLTPHAFLVNRRIQFARTQLRNGELIADVALAAGFADQAHFQRAFKQHFAATPGQYRDLLKPSANNPHWPPATRPLSG, encoded by the coding sequence ATGTCGCTGAACACCGCTGACCCCGCACAAGCGCCGCGCTTCTGGCGTGATGCGCGCATGCCGTTCATCGAAGCGCGGACCATAGCCGATGGGCGCAAGGTCACTTATACCCGTCACGCCCACGAGCATTTTTCCATCGGCGCGATCACCACCGGGCGCAGTTATTACCACTACGGCGCGCAGACGTTTGAGATCAGCGCCGGCACGGTGGTGTTGATGAACCCCGGCGATGTGCATGCGTGCAATCCGATCTACGACCAGCCTTGGTCGTATCACATGATTTACCTCGACACGCCTTGGCTGACCGACCTGCAATACCAGCTGGGATTCAGTACCGATCAGGGTTATCGGCCGTTCAACACGCCTTACACCCGCGATCCGGTACTGTTCAACGGTTTGATCGAGCTGTACGCAATGCTGCTGGATGAGCACGCCGAACTGCTGCAAAAACAGAGCGCGCTGGTGAGTTTTTTCACCGAGGTGCAACAGCGTCTGAACCCTTCATTGACGCCAGTGCGGGAGGTCAACCACAAGCTGGAGCGGGCCGCCGAGTACATCCGCGCGCACTGCACCGAGGCGTTGAAGCTCGAGGAGATTTGCCTGGCGGCCGAGCTGTCGCCGTCGTATCTGATCCGTGCGTTCAAGCAGTATTACGGGCTGACGCCGCATGCCTTTCTGGTCAACCGGCGTATCCAGTTTGCCCGAACTCAATTGCGCAACGGCGAGTTGATCGCTGACGTGGCGCTGGCGGCAGGGTTTGCCGACCAGGCGCATTTTCAGCGCGCATTCAAACAGCATTTCGCCGCTACGCCGGGGCAATACCGCGACTTGCTCAAGCCATCAGCAAATAACCCACACTGGCCACCAGCAACGCGGCCATTGAGCGGTTGA
- a CDS encoding GNAT family N-acetyltransferase, producing the protein MTSSSPIQIRAASPQDALCIGVLGMQVFLDTYATEGIRSAIATEALQAFAPATISQLMTEPGSALVVAETNGHLVGFAQIKLRAGHAMLPSSNVAELQRLYIQERFTGRGIGYQLLQAAEQHAALAGASLLWATVWVGNERALGFYPRRGYELLGSPTYTFQGETHENRLFGKTLSAGG; encoded by the coding sequence ATGACATCGTCTTCGCCCATCCAGATTCGCGCCGCGAGCCCCCAGGATGCCTTATGCATCGGCGTGCTGGGCATGCAGGTATTTCTCGATACCTACGCTACCGAAGGCATTCGCAGCGCCATCGCCACCGAAGCGCTGCAAGCCTTTGCGCCGGCTACCATCTCGCAGCTGATGACCGAACCCGGCAGCGCTCTGGTGGTGGCAGAAACCAACGGCCACCTCGTCGGTTTTGCTCAAATCAAACTGCGCGCCGGGCACGCAATGCTTCCATCCTCCAACGTTGCCGAGCTACAACGCCTGTACATCCAGGAGCGCTTTACCGGCCGGGGTATCGGCTACCAACTGCTGCAAGCGGCCGAGCAACACGCAGCGCTGGCCGGGGCTTCACTGTTGTGGGCCACGGTGTGGGTCGGCAATGAACGGGCACTGGGTTTTTACCCGCGCCGCGGCTACGAACTGCTGGGCTCGCCGACCTATACGTTCCAGGGCGAAACCCACGAGAACCGGTTGTTTGGTAAAACCCTGAGCGCCGGCGGGTGA
- a CDS encoding N-acetyltransferase, whose protein sequence is MPHPQIEISDQPKPDAERLLGNGLAAFNEAITGANDRQPLTVLVRDPGTRQILGGITGKTSLGMAFLDLFHLPDALRGSSLGSQLLQAFEDEARRRGCLSAVLYTLSFQAPAFYQKQGWVRFGEVPCLPAGSSRVFLSKAL, encoded by the coding sequence ATGCCGCACCCCCAGATTGAAATCAGCGACCAACCCAAACCCGACGCCGAGCGCCTGCTCGGCAACGGTCTCGCCGCGTTCAATGAAGCCATCACCGGTGCCAACGACCGCCAGCCACTGACGGTGCTGGTCAGGGATCCGGGCACTCGGCAGATCCTCGGCGGCATCACCGGCAAAACCTCTTTGGGCATGGCCTTCCTCGACCTGTTCCACTTGCCCGATGCCCTGCGCGGCTCGAGCCTGGGCAGCCAATTGCTGCAAGCCTTCGAAGACGAAGCCCGGCGCCGGGGTTGCTTGAGCGCGGTGCTGTACACCCTCAGTTTTCAGGCACCGGCGTTTTACCAGAAGCAGGGGTGGGTGCGGTTTGGTGAGGTGCCGTGCTTGCCTGCGGGCAGCAGCCGGGTGTTTTTGTCTAAGGCGCTTTGA
- a CDS encoding GNAT family N-acetyltransferase, whose protein sequence is MPALTFRNALPADAARCFEIEISAYEGDEAATLEKIATRIAQYPEGFLILKADGEVVGFINSGCAHQVVMSDEAFKELVGHSADAPNVVIMSVVVDPAQQGKGYSKRLMTEFVQRMQAMGKQTIHLMCKEQHVPLYTRMGYSYVQPSPSDHGGMAWHEMVMAL, encoded by the coding sequence ATGCCCGCCCTCACCTTCCGTAACGCCCTCCCCGCCGATGCCGCGCGCTGCTTTGAAATCGAAATCAGCGCTTACGAAGGCGATGAGGCCGCGACCCTGGAGAAAATCGCTACGCGCATTGCGCAGTACCCCGAAGGCTTTTTGATTCTGAAAGCAGATGGCGAGGTGGTGGGTTTTATCAACTCTGGCTGCGCCCATCAGGTGGTGATGTCGGACGAGGCGTTCAAGGAGTTGGTGGGGCATTCGGCCGACGCGCCGAATGTGGTGATCATGTCGGTGGTGGTTGACCCGGCGCAGCAGGGCAAGGGCTATTCCAAGCGGTTGATGACCGAGTTTGTGCAACGCATGCAGGCCATGGGCAAGCAGACGATTCACTTGATGTGCAAGGAGCAGCATGTGCCGTTGTACACGCGCATGGGTTACAGCTATGTGCAGCCTTCGCCTTCTGACCATGGCGGGATGGCGTGGCATGAGATGGTGATGGCTTTATAA
- a CDS encoding DUF6037 family protein, with protein sequence MSVFESFKLLKADMIANGWAIEGFPFNYKGLDYIVLAKLYEKGEIKPKYALLKIEILKSQNINERLISAVNANGFLIEPKLLREFFNIEYGENLGDILSQFNEYFAQFIPTQITLGKPPRIEEAMIASLSKSDSQDPKKRYCYGVRRNQDGRARTPFNDNKTRLLRPTLYQEFSADQSISFCYSIDTNDHKSDAVIIQNFSNR encoded by the coding sequence ATGAGTGTATTTGAAAGCTTCAAGTTGTTAAAAGCGGACATGATTGCAAACGGTTGGGCTATAGAAGGTTTCCCTTTCAATTACAAAGGCCTTGACTACATCGTCTTAGCAAAATTGTACGAGAAAGGAGAAATAAAGCCGAAATACGCCCTGCTAAAAATAGAGATATTGAAGAGTCAAAATATTAATGAACGACTGATTTCAGCTGTTAACGCAAATGGTTTTCTTATTGAACCGAAACTATTGAGAGAGTTTTTTAATATAGAGTATGGTGAAAACCTTGGAGATATATTGAGTCAGTTTAATGAATACTTTGCTCAATTTATTCCAACTCAAATAACTTTAGGTAAACCACCACGGATTGAGGAAGCAATGATTGCATCTCTATCAAAGAGTGATAGCCAAGACCCTAAAAAGCGCTACTGTTATGGTGTTAGGAGAAATCAAGATGGGCGAGCAAGAACACCGTTCAATGACAATAAAACTAGACTTCTAAGACCTACTTTATACCAAGAGTTCAGTGCAGATCAATCAATAAGCTTTTGCTACTCAATCGACACTAATGATCACAAGTCTGATGCAGTAATAATTCAGAATTTTTCTAATAGATGA
- a CDS encoding phage integrase N-terminal SAM-like domain-containing protein: MRYIQDTPARAVCNVIGVNHYSIPIEKTYWYWIRYFLLYHRMRHPLEMGSAELASLLHGWPSVFTRFILELGARSD; the protein is encoded by the coding sequence ATGCGATATATACAAGACACGCCTGCGAGAGCAGTTTGTAACGTTATTGGGGTGAATCACTACAGCATTCCCATCGAGAAGACCTACTGGTACTGGATACGCTATTTCCTGCTCTACCACCGGATGCGCCACCCTCTGGAGATGGGGTCAGCGGAGTTAGCGAGTTTGTTACATGGCTGGCCCTCAGTCTTTACCCGTTTCATCTTGGAGCTGGGAGCAAGGAGCGATTGA
- a CDS encoding alpha/beta hydrolase → MTSLTHNAPERITVRIPTASGDEIEAWVYLPGGTGPHPVVVMAHGIGAIKACGLAPFAERFREEGFVAIAFDYRNFGGSDGQPREVLSVPRQREDYATVIGWAADQPYIDPRKVIIWGTSFAGMHVVELAASDTRLAGAITQAPLTDGLAAAIMAPPKLGVRLFGLALLDVLGALVGRQPIYIPGHGKPGELSIGATPDGVFGERLMTPKDGTPWHNRVAARSLLSFSWRRPVRRAASVRVPFLLVVPESDSIAPVPAALKVARKAPRAELFRSAGGHYDVYEGGAGFADVLRTQVEFLHRHFGAAIEKKHV, encoded by the coding sequence ATGACAAGCCTCACCCACAACGCTCCCGAGCGCATCACTGTCCGAATTCCGACCGCGTCGGGTGACGAGATCGAGGCGTGGGTCTACCTGCCAGGAGGCACTGGCCCTCATCCCGTGGTGGTAATGGCCCACGGCATCGGCGCGATCAAGGCATGCGGGCTGGCCCCGTTCGCCGAGCGTTTTCGCGAGGAGGGATTCGTCGCCATCGCCTTCGACTACCGCAACTTCGGTGGCTCCGATGGGCAGCCGCGGGAAGTACTCTCTGTTCCGCGCCAGCGCGAGGATTATGCAACGGTCATCGGCTGGGCCGCCGACCAGCCCTACATCGATCCGCGCAAGGTCATTATCTGGGGCACATCGTTTGCCGGTATGCATGTCGTCGAGCTGGCTGCTTCGGACACTCGCCTGGCAGGTGCAATCACTCAGGCGCCACTCACGGACGGCTTGGCCGCAGCAATCATGGCCCCGCCCAAACTTGGCGTTCGGCTGTTCGGGTTGGCGCTGCTCGATGTACTCGGCGCCCTGGTGGGCCGCCAGCCGATCTACATTCCCGGTCACGGCAAACCCGGGGAACTGTCCATCGGTGCCACACCTGACGGCGTGTTCGGGGAAAGGCTCATGACGCCGAAGGATGGGACGCCATGGCATAACCGGGTGGCCGCGCGGTCATTGCTGAGTTTCTCGTGGCGCCGCCCCGTGCGCCGTGCCGCGTCAGTGCGCGTTCCCTTCCTGCTCGTCGTTCCGGAGTCAGACTCGATTGCGCCAGTGCCGGCTGCGCTCAAGGTTGCACGCAAGGCTCCGCGGGCTGAATTGTTCCGCAGCGCTGGTGGTCACTATGACGTCTACGAAGGCGGGGCAGGTTTCGCCGACGTGTTACGCACGCAGGTCGAGTTTCTCCATCGACACTTCGGGGCAGCAATCGAAAAAAAACATGTTTGA
- a CDS encoding MFS transporter, with amino-acid sequence MPFVVYIFSLSAFALGLAEFVPIGLTDVMAHNLNIDVNQVGSAVTAYALGATFAAPFLTALTAGWSRKRVMLMTALVFTVGSVAAAFATNLSTLLIARFVAGMGHGLFLAVASSTAARLAGPKKAGSAVAVVFGGFTLAMAIGVPVSTYLGGVISWRPVLGAIGAFGALGFLGLLLGMKEPTEAQGREGAGDVGQAFKAIFNPVLLFAALVTVLGYAGSFTAYTYIAPLLTQVTQVSSHTVGVFMLVYGVLAATGNVIGGALSDRFGVNRTSVALIAGIALITLGMWGFASSTIAMGILVGLLGMFTFAAVPALQARLIGVAELHAPHAHGVAAGLNIAGFNCGIALGSWVGGATLGTLGISYTGLAGALVSALGLVVLLLQLARRSGGKYRETVCKDLPASPG; translated from the coding sequence ATGCCATTTGTTGTTTACATCTTTTCACTCAGCGCATTTGCACTGGGCCTTGCCGAATTCGTCCCCATCGGCCTGACTGACGTCATGGCCCACAACCTGAATATCGATGTCAATCAGGTCGGTAGCGCTGTGACCGCCTATGCACTGGGTGCAACTTTCGCCGCCCCGTTCCTGACCGCCCTGACGGCAGGGTGGTCGCGAAAGCGGGTCATGCTGATGACTGCGCTGGTCTTCACCGTCGGTAGCGTGGCTGCTGCCTTTGCGACGAACCTTTCTACCCTGCTGATTGCGCGCTTTGTGGCAGGCATGGGGCACGGCCTGTTCCTTGCGGTGGCTTCCAGCACGGCGGCGCGCCTTGCCGGTCCGAAGAAGGCAGGCAGCGCGGTGGCGGTGGTGTTTGGCGGCTTCACCCTTGCCATGGCGATAGGTGTACCCGTCAGCACGTACCTGGGTGGCGTGATCTCCTGGCGCCCGGTGCTTGGCGCAATCGGGGCATTCGGGGCATTGGGCTTCCTTGGGCTGCTGCTGGGCATGAAGGAGCCAACGGAGGCTCAGGGTCGGGAAGGTGCCGGCGACGTGGGTCAAGCCTTTAAAGCGATCTTTAACCCAGTTCTGCTGTTCGCGGCCCTTGTGACCGTACTCGGCTATGCTGGCTCGTTCACTGCCTATACCTACATCGCCCCGTTACTCACCCAAGTGACACAGGTCAGCAGCCACACCGTCGGCGTTTTCATGCTCGTCTATGGCGTGCTCGCCGCAACCGGCAACGTGATTGGTGGCGCACTGAGCGATCGGTTCGGGGTAAACCGCACAAGCGTAGCCTTGATCGCCGGCATTGCGTTGATCACTTTGGGGATGTGGGGTTTCGCGTCCTCGACGATTGCGATGGGCATCCTTGTCGGGCTGCTAGGCATGTTTACCTTCGCCGCAGTGCCGGCCCTGCAAGCCCGCCTGATCGGCGTTGCCGAGTTGCATGCGCCGCACGCCCACGGTGTAGCCGCCGGGCTGAACATCGCGGGGTTCAACTGCGGTATCGCGCTGGGCTCGTGGGTAGGCGGCGCGACGCTCGGCACGCTGGGTATTTCGTACACCGGCCTCGCGGGCGCATTGGTTTCGGCCCTGGGCCTCGTGGTGCTGCTCTTGCAATTGGCACGCCGTAGTGGCGGCAAGTATCGCGAAACGGTGTGTAAAGACCTCCCGGCGTCACCAGGATGA
- a CDS encoding LysR family transcriptional regulator: MSHLDHLRTFIEAYRLQSFTRAAEALGITQPAASQHIQALEAFVGKPLFVRRARGVTATEAADELARAIGPMLDGLQMRLASYRLGSEGGGTVHIAGPSDFINAKVAAGLAPLMAQGFRIRLHTGNRERIYSLLNASTADLAITASMPDEHSHGFARLLTERFLLVLAPQIASVLGKRPTAEQLASVPLIAYDEDLPLIRPVWTAMFQFAPTLQAALTVPDLRIIQDLVIKGHGWSVLPDYQCNEARASGRLVSITPEKTAPTNNLYLVWNKASMRNPRIVHIRDFILGLFNESASAQASDGALSG, from the coding sequence ATGAGCCATCTGGATCACCTTCGTACGTTCATTGAGGCCTATCGGCTGCAGTCGTTTACCCGCGCGGCAGAGGCGCTGGGTATTACTCAGCCGGCGGCATCCCAGCACATCCAGGCACTGGAGGCGTTTGTCGGCAAGCCCCTGTTCGTGCGGCGCGCCCGAGGCGTTACAGCGACAGAGGCGGCCGATGAATTGGCGCGCGCGATCGGGCCGATGCTCGACGGCTTGCAAATGCGGTTGGCCTCCTACCGCCTGGGGAGCGAGGGAGGCGGCACCGTGCATATCGCCGGGCCCTCCGACTTCATCAATGCGAAGGTCGCTGCGGGGCTGGCACCATTGATGGCTCAAGGTTTCCGGATCCGCCTGCACACCGGCAACCGGGAACGTATCTACAGCCTGCTTAATGCCTCGACGGCCGACCTGGCGATCACCGCTTCCATGCCAGATGAGCATTCGCACGGATTCGCCAGGCTGCTCACCGAGCGGTTTCTGCTGGTGCTCGCGCCGCAGATTGCCAGCGTGCTTGGCAAACGCCCGACCGCGGAACAGTTGGCGAGTGTTCCGCTCATCGCGTATGACGAGGACCTGCCACTGATCCGGCCGGTGTGGACAGCCATGTTCCAGTTTGCGCCCACGCTGCAGGCGGCGCTGACCGTCCCGGATCTTCGTATCATCCAGGACCTGGTCATCAAGGGACATGGCTGGAGCGTGCTGCCTGACTACCAATGCAACGAGGCGCGGGCGTCGGGACGACTGGTTTCGATCACCCCGGAGAAGACCGCGCCCACCAACAATCTGTACCTGGTGTGGAACAAGGCCTCGATGCGCAATCCGCGCATCGTGCATATACGCGATTTCATCCTTGGGCTTTTCAACGAGAGCGCCAGTGCGCAGGCTTCTGACGGGGCGCTTTCAGGCTAG
- a CDS encoding DUF1963 domain-containing protein — MDIQLIKQRLARPAVKFVAGGFRPSGTDEESWLGNVFVFRPDEGVPTNQAGQPLLPYAQFFLPAMPFSSPLLEGVRVLTVFISNPLPEPFEPMGNNWVVREYAADDVLVRKALPVDGSFLKPFPLKAQAVPEDFPLWDGGGVPADIEQAILTLERAGEIPSYYDLVTHTYEHKIGGYPSFCQSGVDPGEGFEFVFQISSDAKINLNVVHSGSLMFWKHIETGEWALYYDFY, encoded by the coding sequence ATGGACATTCAACTGATCAAGCAACGCCTGGCCCGCCCTGCAGTGAAGTTCGTTGCTGGCGGCTTTCGTCCCTCTGGCACCGATGAAGAAAGCTGGCTGGGGAATGTCTTTGTGTTCCGACCTGATGAAGGCGTGCCGACCAATCAGGCGGGGCAGCCATTGCTTCCCTATGCGCAATTTTTTCTGCCCGCCATGCCCTTCAGCAGCCCGCTGCTGGAAGGGGTTCGTGTGCTGACGGTGTTTATTTCAAATCCGCTTCCAGAGCCCTTTGAGCCGATGGGGAACAACTGGGTTGTCCGCGAATATGCGGCGGATGATGTATTGGTTCGCAAGGCGCTGCCGGTGGACGGTTCGTTTCTCAAACCCTTCCCGCTCAAAGCGCAAGCGGTGCCGGAAGACTTTCCACTGTGGGATGGCGGCGGTGTGCCGGCCGACATTGAGCAAGCCATACTTACGCTGGAACGGGCGGGCGAGATACCCAGCTATTACGACCTGGTCACTCACACCTACGAACACAAGATCGGCGGTTACCCCTCGTTCTGCCAGTCGGGGGTTGATCCGGGTGAAGGCTTCGAGTTTGTGTTCCAGATTTCGTCCGACGCAAAGATCAATCTGAACGTGGTCCACAGCGGGAGCCTGATGTTCTGGAAGCACATCGAAACCGGTGAATGGGCACTTTATTATGATTTTTACTAA
- a CDS encoding SMI1/KNR4 family protein yields the protein MTDYRGLMLDDTREGASEQAISQLEALLGARLPDDYRQFLKVCNGGTVDYDVLATMSNGDKELLSFSLYGLQPGEGYESNPYELEQLRKQPDFPTTGVLPIGRDGGASLLLLDLREGRQDVGAMVAGLPAWTGRRQQGDEYVVLADSFNAYLDMLHLSQERIAEHINHFVISADTIEATVAWLDQGSPGWRERYRDLWNARIVDRPI from the coding sequence ATGACTGACTACCGTGGATTGATGCTCGACGACACCCGCGAAGGCGCCTCCGAGCAGGCCATCTCGCAACTGGAGGCGCTGCTCGGTGCCCGCCTGCCGGACGATTACCGGCAGTTTCTCAAGGTGTGCAACGGCGGCACCGTGGATTACGACGTGCTGGCCACCATGAGTAATGGCGATAAGGAATTGCTGAGCTTTTCGCTGTATGGGCTGCAGCCCGGCGAAGGCTATGAATCCAACCCTTATGAACTGGAGCAACTGCGCAAGCAACCTGACTTCCCCACTACGGGGGTGTTGCCGATCGGCCGCGATGGCGGTGCGAGCCTGTTGCTGCTTGACCTGCGCGAGGGCCGTCAGGACGTGGGCGCGATGGTCGCGGGTTTACCCGCATGGACGGGGCGTCGCCAGCAAGGCGATGAGTACGTGGTGTTGGCGGACAGCTTCAATGCCTACCTGGACATGCTGCACCTGTCGCAGGAGCGGATTGCCGAGCATATCAATCACTTTGTCATCAGCGCGGATACGATCGAGGCGACAGTGGCGTGGCTGGATCAAGGCAGCCCGGGTTGGCGCGAGCGCTATCGGGACCTCTGGAATGCACGGATTGTGGACAGGCCGATCTGA
- a CDS encoding response regulator, whose amino-acid sequence MTTILVVDDEYLIADILSFALEDEGFMVVTASNGRKALEVLDRERPALIITDFMMPVMDGQEFATAVRALPAGNHLPIILMSGAQAHIGMQRSDLFDVVLPKPFDIDLIIAEVRKLLSSDQSVVL is encoded by the coding sequence ATGACCACCATTCTGGTCGTCGACGACGAGTATTTGATCGCTGATATTCTCAGCTTCGCGCTGGAGGATGAGGGGTTCATGGTGGTAACGGCCAGCAATGGTCGAAAAGCACTCGAGGTGCTGGACAGAGAACGCCCTGCCCTGATCATCACCGACTTCATGATGCCGGTCATGGACGGCCAGGAGTTCGCCACCGCTGTCCGCGCCCTTCCCGCAGGCAATCATTTACCGATCATTTTGATGAGCGGCGCTCAGGCGCACATTGGCATGCAGCGATCGGACTTGTTTGATGTTGTGCTGCCAAAGCCCTTCGATATCGATTTGATCATTGCCGAAGTCAGGAAGCTGTTGTCCTCTGATCAATCAGTCGTTCTCTGA